CGCCGACGTGGAGCCGACCGAGTACGAGCCGGGCGAACCGGCCGAGTCCCCGCTCGTCGACTTCGACGGCGTCCGCGAGCGCCTCGGCGCCGACGCGACGATCGTCGACACCCGCGACCCCGAGGAGTACGCCGCCGGCCACCTCCCGGGCGCGGTGAACCTCGACTGGCTCGAGCTGGTCGACCCCGACACGCGCGGGCTGAAGCCGCGTGCGGAGCTGGAGGCGACGCTGCGCGAGCGCGGGATCACCCCGGATCGAGAGGTCATCCTGTACTGCAACACCGCCCGCCGGATCAGCCACACCTACCTCGTGCTCCGGCACCTCGGCTACGGGGACGTGCTGTTCTACGAGGGGAGCCTCACCGAGTGGGAGGCGCGCGACGGCGAAGTCGTCACCGAGTAGCGCGCGGGTCAGGGGACAGTAGACGTACGGGTCAGGGAGCCGCCTCGTCGTCGGTGTCCGGCGGCGGCGTCCCGTCGGCCGTCGGGTCAGGGTCGGCGCCGAGCCCCGGGAGCTGCTGTTGGGTGGGGGCGCCGTTGTTCGAGAGCAGCCGCACCGTCTCCGACAGCAGCGCGACGACGAGCGGCCCGACGACGAACCCGACCGCCCCGAGCGTGAGCAGGCCGCCGACGAAGCCGACGAAGTACACGGAGACGGGGAGGTCGGTGGCGCCGCCGGCGAGTCGCGGCCGGATCACCGCGTCGGGAACGAACCCGACGAGGATCAGCCCGACGACGAGGACGATCGCCGCGCGGAACGCGTTGCCGGCGACGAGATCGACGACCGCCAGCGCGACGACGACGACGCTCGGCCCCAACACCGGGACGAACTGGAGTACGGCGGCGACGACCGCCAGCGCGAACGGCGACTCGTACCCCAGCGCCGCGAACGTCACGAGCGCGACGACGAACGTCGCCACGGCGGTCGCCCCCTGCAGGACGTAGATCGCCCGCAGCGTCGACGCCGTGCGGCGGTGGAGCGCGAAGAGCACGTCGTGGTACTCGCCGGGACACAGCCGCAAGGCGGCCACCCGCGGCGCGTTCGGCTTCAGGAGGAGCCCGTACACGAGGATGACGAACACGACCAGCTTCAACGCGATGACGGGAGCGGCCGCAGCCAACGAGATCGCGAGGCTGCGGAGGGTCGCCTCCGCCGTCCGCAACAGCGGCGCGGTCTCCAGCACGTACATGAACGCCCCGAGGTCGACGACGATCCGCTCGGGGATGGCCCCGAGGAACGCGAGCAGATCCAGGCGACGACGGTACAACACGTACGCGAGCGGCATGGCGAGCGCCACGACCCCGAGAAAGCCCGCGGCCGTCGCGGCGCCGGCGGCGACCCGTCCGGAGTAGCCGTACCCGCTCACCGTCTCCCGGAAGGGGTACAACACGTACGCGACGGTGATCGCGAACACGACCGTCGAGAGGACGCTCTCGAGCACCAGCGCCGCGAGGACGAGGAGCCCGGCCAGCAGCGCCGCGAGCGCGGTTCGCCGACTGGGCTGCATACGCCTACCCCGTACGGCTCGGTACAAAACGATTGCCCGTGACCGACCACCGGCGGCGTCCCCGGTTTCCCGCCGTGAACCGCGGGGGTTAATTATCTCCGAGTGTGACCACCGAGTAATGACAGACGAGACCGGACGCAGCAGGCGGCGGTTCCTCGGGGCGGTCGGCGCCGTCGGCGTCGCCGGGTTGGCCGGCTGTTCGGCCCAGCCGGTCGCCGACGAGGCGACGAGCGAGCCGCCGGCCACGACCGACGACCAGGTCACGACCGAAGGGACGACGACCGGCGAGCCGACCGAGTCGATGGCGGACACGCTCGTCGTGGCGACGTACCCGCCGTTCGTGAACGCGCCGTCGACGAGCCCCGGCGCGTGGCTGAAGCGGGAGTTCGAGTCCGAGTACGACGCGACGCTCGTGTATCAGACGCCCGACTCCGAGCTCAACTACTACATCGAGCGTGCGGTGCAGGGCGTCGACTTCGAGGCGGACGTGTACGTCGGACTCGACACCGGCCAGCTGATCGACGTGGACAGCCAGCGCGGCGAGGGGCAGTTCACGGGGTCGCTGTTCGCGGAGGCGAGCGACCTCGCCGGCGGCGACGCGATCAAGGACGGCCTCCGGTTCGACCCGGAGGGCAGGGCGGTTCCGTTCGACACCGGGTACATCTCGCTGGTGTGGAACGCGACGATGGACGGCGGCGAGTTCGTCGCCCCCGAGACGTTCGAGGACCTGACGGCCGCCGAGTTCGAGGGGGACCTCATCGCGCAGAACCCGACGACCTCGACGACCGGCGAGGCGTTCATGCTCCACACGATCGACGCCTTCGGCGAGGACGGGTACCTCGACTACTGGGAACGCCTGCAGGACAACGGCGTCACGGTGCTCGGCAACTGGTCGGACTCCTACTCCGCGTACCTGAACGAGGAGGCGCCGATGGTCGTGTCGTACTCCACCGACCAGGTGTTCGCCTCCGCCGAGGGTCAGGACCTCGACAAACACCAGATCCGCTTCCTGAACGACCAGGGGTACGCCAACCCCGAGGGGATGGCCCGCTTCGCGGACAGCGACGCCCCCCGCCTGGCCGAGCGATTCATGGAGTTCATGCTCCGTCCCGAGATCCAGGCCGGGATCGCCCAGCGCAACGTCGCGTTCCCGGCTATCGCGGACGCGCCGCTGCCCGAGGACTACGCCCAGTACGCCAAGGAGCCGCCCGAGTCGGTCACCTTCACGTACGACGAACTCGAAGCAAACCTCGGGACATGGACCGACCAGTGGGCGCGGCGCTTCGCCGGCGGGTGAACGGGGTTCGGACGGCCAGTCCAACCGCCGTCGCCGAGCGGTTCGCGCTGCCACTGCTGGCGGCCGTCACGGCCCTCCTCCTCGCGCTGCTGTTCTACTACCCGATCGCGACGGTGTTCGTCGACGCCGTCGTCGAGGACGGCCGGCTCACCTTCGGGCCCCTCGTCGAGGTGGCCACCGACGAGTTCTACCTCGGCCGCGTACTGGGGTTCACCGCCTACCAGGCGCTGCTGTCGACCCTGCTGAGC
This genomic stretch from Halobaculum roseum harbors:
- a CDS encoding sulfurtransferase, translating into MSDTFVPASWLADRLDDPGVRVVDVRDAWEYDGIGHVPGAVSIPFDEFRSSAGDTGMLPGADRWGDLLSNAGVAPGDEIVAYDDEHGVFAARFLVTAELYGHDPERLHVLDGDYSSWSREHETAREAADVEPTEYEPGEPAESPLVDFDGVRERLGADATIVDTRDPEEYAAGHLPGAVNLDWLELVDPDTRGLKPRAELEATLRERGITPDREVILYCNTARRISHTYLVLRHLGYGDVLFYEGSLTEWEARDGEVVTE
- a CDS encoding AI-2E family transporter; this translates as MQPSRRTALAALLAGLLVLAALVLESVLSTVVFAITVAYVLYPFRETVSGYGYSGRVAAGAATAAGFLGVVALAMPLAYVLYRRRLDLLAFLGAIPERIVVDLGAFMYVLETAPLLRTAEATLRSLAISLAAAAPVIALKLVVFVILVYGLLLKPNAPRVAALRLCPGEYHDVLFALHRRTASTLRAIYVLQGATAVATFVVALVTFAALGYESPFALAVVAAVLQFVPVLGPSVVVVALAVVDLVAGNAFRAAIVLVVGLILVGFVPDAVIRPRLAGGATDLPVSVYFVGFVGGLLTLGAVGFVVGPLVVALLSETVRLLSNNGAPTQQQLPGLGADPDPTADGTPPPDTDDEAAP
- a CDS encoding thiamine ABC transporter substrate-binding protein — its product is MTDETGRSRRRFLGAVGAVGVAGLAGCSAQPVADEATSEPPATTDDQVTTEGTTTGEPTESMADTLVVATYPPFVNAPSTSPGAWLKREFESEYDATLVYQTPDSELNYYIERAVQGVDFEADVYVGLDTGQLIDVDSQRGEGQFTGSLFAEASDLAGGDAIKDGLRFDPEGRAVPFDTGYISLVWNATMDGGEFVAPETFEDLTAAEFEGDLIAQNPTTSTTGEAFMLHTIDAFGEDGYLDYWERLQDNGVTVLGNWSDSYSAYLNEEAPMVVSYSTDQVFASAEGQDLDKHQIRFLNDQGYANPEGMARFADSDAPRLAERFMEFMLRPEIQAGIAQRNVAFPAIADAPLPEDYAQYAKEPPESVTFTYDELEANLGTWTDQWARRFAGG